A genome region from Nycticebus coucang isolate mNycCou1 chromosome 4, mNycCou1.pri, whole genome shotgun sequence includes the following:
- the LOC128584219 gene encoding leucine-rich repeat-containing protein 37A2-like, with protein MGTTQAPLTTVENILMTTLELEKLILPSHMACCLCQFKNNIEVVCKTVKLHCDACIGNSTEDCFEEASVGNVEGALMKVLQARKKHTSTELTIEPEVSANKNGVCLSGFTSDQMDFNDESDVISALNYILPYFSEGNLEDVESTLLPFIKLLFSNVQEGEKPLSHMKNNTKAQPLEPGPSNSAYKNKLRKLYFLENLLDAEIQEKIDEVKKKEKTAMLMQSGLLGPKLKRQIFPKKVATAESQENSVTESESGDRGLKKVTLFLKGPKRLRRKLLQEARIKRKQGTWPTAKKVAEERTLGKPIPSEMTQFDVVQRPRKFVGSSFHPEPSFTQTHKGAVSSVFKQYIGMPSPSATSESLPEVKKQSKDMSDTIFVLEDANARVKSMEAGKPIVHSRRKYRFHKPHSHVAHRTPAAKLRQKFKKETVFHGQMPVKRPPFCAVRSLINSPSHGVFPPSEELSPQENPFPDSLAPSESVTEITTVSPLGNGIEENSFMENTAIPEETISESTNDKNPSAIDSTGTVFLIPNVKQISETLWEYHNTGTDLPNMEKSFTYPLLASPGDQFEMQLNQQLRSLIPNNDVRRLISHVIRTLKMDCSETHVQLACAKLISRTGLLMKLLSEQQKVKVSKAEWDTDQWKSENYINESTEAQAEQKEQESSELTKGVPGYGYNNKLILAISVTVIVMILIIIFCLIEIYSHRRAARTDVESGTTPRRGFFEFLHRRCSSQSESQEGFFWLRCPLWLRDMYRPLNATRKKNMAQKLHDKESSDEEEIYKKDAGEPISTATPVDSAAEGGEESETATKGEDEE; from the exons ATGGGAACAACACAAGCCCCACTTACAACAGTCGAGAACATCCTCATGACAACTCTTGAGTTGGAAaaact GATCTTACCTAGCCATatggcctgctgcctctgccaatttaaaaataatattgaggtTGTCTGCAAGACAGTGAAGCTACATTGTGATGCATGTATAGGAAACAGCACAGAAGATTGTT tTGAAGAAGCAAGTGTAGGAAATGTGGAGGGAGCACTCATGAAGGTATTACAGGCCCGGAAGAAGCACACGAGCACCGAGCTGACCATTGAGCCAGAggtatccgcaaataaaaatgGCGTCTGCTTGTCAGGCTTCACGAGCGACCAGATGGACTTCAATGATGAAAGCGATGTCATTAGTGCACTTAATTACATATTGCCTTATTTCTCAGAGGGAAATCtagaagatgtagaatcaacattattaccattcattaaactgcttttctcaaatgtgcaggaaggagagaagcccctaagtcatatgaaaaacaatacaaaggctCAGCCTCTTGAACCTGGACCCAGCAATTCAgcttacaaaaataaactgaggaagctctatttcctggaaaatttgttagatgcagaaattcaagaaaaaatcgacgaggttaaaaagaaagaaaaaactgccatGCTTATGCAGTCTGGCCTTTTAGGTCCCAAACTTAAACGCCAAATCTTTCCCAAAAAAGTGGCAACTGCTGAATCACAGGAAAATAGCGTGAcagagagtgagagtggagacaGGGGGCTGAAGAAAGTGACGCTATTCCTCAAAGGGCCCAAGCGCCTACGGAGAAAGCTCTTACAGGAGGCAAGAATCAAGAGGAAACAGGGTACCTGGCCGACAGCGAAGAAAGTGGCCGAAGAAAGAACGCTTGGGAAACCAATCCCGAGTGAAATGACACAGTTTGACGTGGTGCAGAGGCCTCGGAAGTTTGTGGGAAGCTCCTTCCACCCCGAGCCTTCCTTCACGCAGACGCACAAGGGTGCGGTCTCTTCTGTCTTCAAACAGTATATTGGCATGCCTTCTCCTTCTGCCACCTCAGAATCCCTACCTGAggttaaaaaacaatcaaaagacatgagcgacaccatttttgttttagaagatgcaAATGCTAGAGTTAAAAGTATGGAAGCTGGTAAACCAATTgtacattctagaagaaaataccgCTTTCATAAACCTCATTCCCATGTGGCCCACAGAACACCTGCGGCCAAACTaagacaaaagtttaaaaaagaaacagtgttCCATGGACAGATGCCTGTAAAGCGGCCTCCATTCTGTGCAGTAAGGAGCCTTATAAATTCCCCGTCACATGGGGTTTTTCCACCTTCAGAAGAGCTGAGTCCTCAGGAGAATCCTTTTCCAGATTCACTTGCTCCTTCAGAATCTGTTACAGAAATCACGACTGTATCCCCTCTAGGAAATGGTAttgaagaaaacagttttatggAAAACACTGCTATACCTGAAGAAACTATCTCTGAAAGTACAAATGATAAGAATCCTTCCGCTATAGATTCCACTGGGACTGTGTTCTTAATACCGAATGTTAAACAAATCAGTGAAACTCTGTGGGAATACCACAACACGGGCACTGACTTACCCAACATGGAAAAAAGCTTCACGTACCCATTGCTCGCGTCCCCGGGTGATCAATTTGAAATGCAGCTAAACCAGCAGCTCCGATCCCTCATCCCCAACAACGACGTGAGAAGGCTCATTTCTCACGTTATCCGGACTTTGAAAATGGACTGCTCTGAGACCCATGTGCAACTGGCCTGTGCCAAGCTCATCTCTAGAACAGGTCTCCTGATGAAGCTTCTCAGTGAGCAGCaaaaagtaaaagtatccaaGGCAGAATGGGATACGGATCAGTGGAAGAGTGAGAACTACATCAACGAGAGCACAGAAGCCCAGGCTGAACAGAAAGAGCAGGAGTCAAGTGAG ctCACTAAAGGAGTTCCAGGATATGGCTATAACAACAAACTCATCTTGGCGATATCTGTGACTGTAATAGTGatgattttgattataattttctgtcttattgAG aTTTATTCTCATAGACGAGCAGCAAGGACAGATGTAGAATCAGGCACAACCCCAAGGAG gggcttttttgaatttctgcataGGAGATGCTCATCGCAGAGTGAAAGCCAG gaGGGCTTTTTCTGGTTAAGGTGTCCACTTTGGCTTAGAGATATGTACAGACCTCTCAATGCCACACGCAAGAAAAACATGGCCCAGAAGCTTCACGACAAGGAGTCTTCTGATGAGGAAGAGATTTACAAGAAGGATGCAGG GGAGCCCATATCAACAGCAACACCTGTGGATTCGGCTGCTGAAGGTGGTGAGGAAAGTGAGACCGCGACAAAGGGGGAGGACGAAGAGTGA
- the LOC128584484 gene encoding disintegrin and metalloproteinase domain-containing protein 1a-like: MSATGSVRDSTSFLSAGQKLLAVLYEARRVLWTWALKMKGLELGLVPGLPHTRLGNMLLLVMIFLPSMYCDMGSVYYSSYEIVIPKSLTGRGSEDPMGKASYMLVMQGQKHLVHLKVKRDYFVKNFPVYSYHNGVPGQEVPFISHDCHYEGYIEGMPGSFVSVNTCSGLRGIPIKEEKSYGIEPVESSKQFEHVLYTMAHQAHVSCSVTSKDSQVVSTSWQQGSRKPQNLQALSYLWSHTKYVEMFVVVNNQRFQMWSGDINETVQRVVDIIALANIFTRGINTEVVLTGMEIWTEEDLVEVPEDLQVTLRNFDSWRREKLIHRVKHDVAHRIVGHHPEGSMGQAFLNGACSRGFAAAVESFHHEDVLLFAALMVHELGHNLGIQHDHSACICKDEHFCLMSESITKHGGFSNCSSDYFYHFLHEHKGACLFNKPWHKGRKRRESTCGNKLVEEPEQCDCGDACAENECCDEHCKLKGQAQCDGGLCCSSCKLKIKGQTCRVAERPCDLPEYCDGVSSSCPEDRIMQDGSICNKMYLCIEGYCMDPNIQCVEVFGLGAKSASESCYNLINNKGDRFGNCGFGGNDRIIYSKCRDEDVFCGKIICSRIKSLPTIKVNYTMIQVPHENDWCWSVDYFTTSDMPDEGQVRSHTYCPPNKVCMDTVCRDYNPSRTACNPEKTCNGKGVCNDLSHCHCDRGNAPPNCKDPGNGGSVDSGPPGLVPSEDENSKRIFSSDLADLFSESSREQPRIGVFISWKQASKPAASYRDRPPLQKQI, encoded by the exons ATGTCAGCAACAGGCTCAGTGAGAGATTCTACCTCCTTCCTGTCTGCTGGACAGAAACTCCTTGCAGTTCTCTATGAGGCTAGGAGAGTGCTCTGGACATGGGCTCTCAAAATGAAAGGTTTGGAGCTGGGGCTAGTGCCAGGACTTCCACATACCAGGCTGGGGAACATGTTGCTCTTGGTGATGATTTTTCTCCCAAGCATGTACTGTGACATGGGATCAGTATATTACTCTTCGTATGAAATAGTCATCCCAAAGAGTCTGACAGGCAGAGGAAGTGAAGACCCCATGGGAAAGGCATCCTATATGCTAGTTATGCAAGGCCAGAAGCACCTGGTTCACCTGAAGGTGAAGAGAGATTATTTCGTGAAAAATTTTCCAGTCTACAGTTACCACAACGGTGTCCCGGGGCAAGAAGTGCCTTTCATTTCACATGACTGTCATTATGAAGGCTACATAGAAGGAATGCCAGGTTCTTTTGTTTCTGTCAACACCTGTTCAGGCCTCAGGGGCATCCCGATTAAGGAGGAGAAATCTTACGGCATTGAGCCTGTGgaatcttcaaagcaatttgaacACGTACTGTACACCATGGCACATCAAGCGCATGTCTCCTGTAGTGTGACTTCCAAAGACAGCCAAGTGGTGTCTACCAGCTGGCAACAAGGGAGCAGGAAGCCTCAGAATCTACAGGCACTGTCCTACTTGTGGTCACACACCAAGTATGTGGAGATGTTTGTCGTAGTCAACAACCAGCGGTTCCAGATGTGGAGTGGTGACATCAATGAGACAGTCCAGAGAGTAGTGGACATCATTGCTCTGGCCAACATCTTCACTAGGGGAATAAACACAGAGGTGGTGCTGACTGGAATGGAGATCTGGACTGAGGAGGATCTAGTAGAAGTCCCAGAGGACTTGCAGGTTACACTCAGGAATTTCGATAGCTGGAGAAGAGAGAAGCTCATCCATCGTGTGAAGCATGATGTTGCCCACAGGATCGTTGGGCATCATCCGGAAGGGAGTATGGGTCAGGCGTTTCTCAATGGTGCCTGTTCAAGGGGTTTTGCTGCTGCCGTTGAATCTTTCCACCATGAAGATGTCCTTCTGTTTGCAGCACTCATGGTCCATGAGCTCGGGCACAATCTGGGCATTCAGCATGACCATTCGGCCTGCATTTGTAAAGATGAGCACTTTTGTCTCATGAGTGAAAGTATCACGAAACATGGTGGCTTCAGTAACTGCAGCTCTGACTACTTCTACCACTTCCTTCATGAACACAAAGGAGCCTGCCTATTTAACAAACCATGGCACAAAGGCCGCAAGCGTAGGGAATCCACTTGTGGAAATAAATTGGTGGAAGAACCTGAGCAGTGTGACTGCGGTGATGCTTGTGCAGAAAATGAATGCTGTGATGAACACTGTAAACTAAAGGGACAAGCACAGTGTGATGGAGGACTCTGCTGTTCTTCGTGTAAACTTAAAATTAAGGGACAGACTTGCCGTGTTGCTGAGCGGCCATGTGACCTCCCAGAATATTGTGATGGTGTATCTTCCTCATGCCCTGAAGACAGGATTATGCAAGATGGCTCAATTTGTAATAAAATGTACCTCTGTATTGAAGGTTACTGCATGGATCCTAATATTCAGTGCGTGGAAGTATTTGGGTTGGGTGCAAAATCTGCATCAGAAAGCTGTTACAATTTAATAAACAATAAAGGGGATCGGTTTGGAAACTGTGGCTTTGGTGGTAATGATCGTATTATATATAGTAAGTGTAGAGATGAAGATGTATTCTGTGGGAAAATTATATGTTCACGTATTAAATCTTTACCAACAATCAAAGTCAATTATACAATGATCCAGGTCCCTCATGAAAATGACTGGTGTTGGAGTGTGGATTATTTTACCACTAGCGACATGCCTGACGAGGGCCAAGTGAGGAGTCACACTTACTGTCCCCCAAACAAAGTCTGCATGGATACTGTGTGCAGAGATTACAACCCAAGCAGAACTGCCTGCAATCCAGAGAAAACATGTAATGGTAaa ggcg TCTGTAATGATTTATCACACTGCCACTGTGATCGAGGGAATGCACCCCCCAACTGCAAAGATCCAGGAAATGGGGGTAGTGTGGACAGTGGCCCTCCTGGCTTAGTGCCCTCAGAAGATGAAAATAGTAAAAGGATATTTTCTTCAGAT